One Cucurbita pepo subsp. pepo cultivar mu-cu-16 chromosome LG07, ASM280686v2, whole genome shotgun sequence genomic region harbors:
- the LOC111798524 gene encoding histone H2B, which produces MAPKAEKKPAEKKPAEEKKAEKAPAEKKPRAEKKLPKDGADKKKKKAKKSVETYKIYIFKVLKQVHPDIGISSKAMGIMNSFINDIFEKLAQESSKLARYNKKPTITSREIQTAVRLVLPGELAKHAVSEGTKAVTKFTSS; this is translated from the coding sequence ATGGCGCCAAAGGCCGAGAAGAAGCCCGCTGAGAAGAAGCCAGCGGAGGAGAAGAAGGCCGAGAAGGCTCCGGCGGAGAAGAAGCCGAGAGCAGAGAAGAAGCTTCCCAAAGACGGTGCcgataagaagaagaagaaggcgaAGAAGAGCGTGGAGACTTACAAGATCTACATCTTCAAGGTCCTCAAGCAAGTTCATCCTGACATTGGAATCTCCAGCAAGGCCATGGGGATTATGAACAGTTTCATCAACGATATCTTCGAGAAGCTCGCTCAGGAATCTTCCAAACTCGCTCGCTACAACAAGAAGCCAACCATTACCTCTCGGGAGATCCAAACCGCAGTGCGCCTTGTTCTTCCTGGCGAATTGGCCAAGCACGCCGTCTCTGAGGGCACCAAGGCTGTTACCAAATTTACTAGCTCTTAG
- the LOC111798210 gene encoding uncharacterized protein LOC111798210, translating to MATGKSYFVFEIDESDLFNSARGGGVSKARISKRISAKVVDAGDGSVTTAAALPVNIPDWSKILRNEYIENRRDRFEEEANCGDELESDRFRVPPHEFVARTRMASFSVEEGIGRTLKGRDLSRVRDAIWLKTGFED from the coding sequence ATGGCGACTGGTAAGAGCTATTTCGTCTTCGAAATCGACGAATCCGACCTCTTCAACTCCGCACGCGGCGGCGGAGTTTCCAAAGCGCGAATCTCCAAGCGGATATCGGCGAAGGTAGTGGACGCTGGAGACGGAAGCGTAACGACAGCGGCGGCGTTGCCGGTAAACATTCCGGACTGGTCGAAGATCCTGAGAAATGAGTACATCGAGAATCGGAGAGATAGATTCGAGGAAGAGGCGAACTGCGGCGATGAGTTGGAGAGCGATCGATTTAGGGTTCCGCCGCACGAGTTTGTGGCGAGGACGAGGATGGCGTCGTTTTCCGTTGAGGAAGGGATTGGAAGAACGTTGAAAGGGAGAGATCTGAGTAGAGTTCGAGATGCGATTTGGCTAAAAACTGGATTCGAAGATTGA